Within Acanthochromis polyacanthus isolate Apoly-LR-REF ecotype Palm Island chromosome 3, KAUST_Apoly_ChrSc, whole genome shotgun sequence, the genomic segment tagcgtaatcattgtctcttcaaattattgaaataatttactttgctgccattatctgctcCTCTaacacattagtgtgtgtgtgtttacagcgtttgcaaaatacctgtctacagtccagcttaatatcagaatattctattactgttaatcccgctatgaatattaaaatacgccgaaccatttgtcctgtatcatagctacatgtatgacgtttgcagcaaaaaataaataaaaaacgcgtgaaaatcagtttaatattcagagttcagatggattaaatgagtggagcggctgaccggtcCAACAGGGTGGACGTATTTCTCTCTGCTCAGCAGCCCGAGCGTCTACTCTGTTGTGCGAGCAAAGCACATTGGGAAATGTGTACCAATAATAGCTAAATTAGAGTTATTATTCTAACCCTGTTAtccgttttgtccattttccaattGTGCACAAAATCGGAAAAAAGATTCGTtgtccgttttttcgttttgggtctggaaacaaatattgaaaaaaacgaGTCGTTATTtcgtttttttggttttggttttattttgaaaaacgaaTGAAGGAATGATACACGGatttaattaatctaatttaccttcattctttcagtgctctaacggatctggatgcaacagtttccatcatggtgatttgtctggtctgttgtctgatcatttcagacGTTCtgatatgtttcatgttttaaaaaagtgtgtatcaatcgatgatttattttcttttttgtattccacctcAGTATTGCACGGTTTTGAAACAGTtcagctccgctttggtgaagaacatcagtgaattaattgtttatcacggtctgcagcagtaatttttgttggtaaatgagagacattagtatcacatgtctgcatcttcaaaccagaaacaggaagtgacgtACGTGTATTACGATTGTGCTGGGAGCTGctgtgattggtggaactcatgtGAGGTGGGCCAAAATTGAGGGAAAATTGCAgggattggacaaaattgcaaggccgtgAAAAATTCACgtagattggttgatttcgcgtgatcACAACATCGCGAATTCGTGGAGGGACTGAGTGATAGACAGGAAGCTTCTAGTAATGACCGTACAAGTGGAAATAAGGCAGAatagtttattaaatacctgaaCAAACCCTTGTGTTTCCTCCTTTCCTCAGCTTATTAGTGTGGACACAGATGTACACAGAGATTAGATCTGGTGAAGGCTGTAGGTTTTGTTACAGCTGTAGCTCTCAGAAACTCGTACATATCTGAGTTAGACTTCCTCTGGGCGTGCTCTGGTCTTCATTATGTAGGAAATGTGAATGTTGGGTTTGGTATTAGCAGATGCTCACTGATAGATGACTTTAGTATTACATATTTACATCTAACCTCATCTCTCATCTTAGATCACAGGAGTCGTCTTGAGCACCGACCTTCTGGCTCCCACAGTCCCACCTATTCAAGCCGAACCTCCCCATCCTCCAGAGAGCACTGGCCTGACAGGAAGGACTCATCAGGTTGggctctgtgtctgtttttgtcctatCAGAAAGTCTTTTAAGGGGGAGAAAGGAAACCTGTGAAGATGGAGGACATGCAGCACAGCTCTGTACCTGAAACTTTAACGTTCCACTGATATTCACCCTCACCACTGGTCTACGGTTAGACTAACCCTCTAACCCAGTTAACCGTTTTAATGAGGATGTTTACCTGTGTGACCTTCGTCAGGTTTCTCTAGAATCCCGTTTGATTGTGAACACTTCAGACAACATGTCCTGTTCTGACAAACCTATAAATCCTCCTCCAGATTGGAAACTCAGATCTATTGGAGCCAGTCAGAGATGTGCTGGTCATATACAGGGAGCTTCATGTGTTCAAATGCAGATGTTTCATCACTTTAGTGTTTCATTCAGTTGTCCTAATAAATACTATGGAGCTTCTCTAAGACATGCAGTCCTCCCATTGAGCTGAATGTGGTGACTTCCCGTCTCCTGGTCACATTTTCTCTCTATTTCAGAGCTGCTCTAACATTTATGCATCAGTTCCAGTGCTTtgaactgctgctgttgctttAGTGCAGAGGTAGTGGGAAGTGGTTTAGGGAAgatgtttttcacatttcaactccAATTATGTTCCAGAAACGTCAGAAAACTAAAAAGACAGTCTGTTATAATTCAAACTGGAATGcccataaaaagaaaagctttactGCAGTGAAGACTGCTCAGAATAATATCTAATAAAACTCATTAATGTTAAATGCATTACTGGtgaacaggagctgaagttgAGTTGGTTCCTTCCAGGTCTTTGTAGAAGTTTATTTCATACTTCACCAGGACTTAATTAGTGTTTCTAAAGGGACAGTTGTGCACATAATGCTCATGTAAAAACAGAGCTAGAACCCTCAGTAATGACTTCATTATTTATAAATCAGCCCTGACTCGTAGATGTGATTGATCCTCTTCATACAGAGTTACTCATCTGCACATTATTCATCACACGGTTTACTGTCCAGTTTTAGGCAGTTATAAATATAATGCATGTTAATATGAATGAAATACCAGCAGATGTTTGTTATATCTGCCCCGTCTGCTCCTTTGAGTGTTCCTGTCTCTGATTCATGGCTCGTCTTCAGGAGGTTTCCGTCGCAGTGGAGTGAAGCGTCCTCATGATGGGTCGTCCAGCCGCCAGTTCTCCTCCATTCCAGCTCACAGCTTCAAACATGGACCACCACATCCCTCCAACAAAAGCTTCAAGGCTGTGATGAAGCCTGGAGCCAAGACAGCTAAGATGGTGAATGCAGATTCCACTGGAGCATGTTTCACTTTTAGGACCGCATTTACAGCTGACTATGAAAAATGATTCATGTTCTGTGAAACAGAGAGAATCACTCctgaaacacacccacaacaCATCTGTAGAGGGTTTTTAAAGACTgctactggaaaaaaaatcaagtttctAATCCTATTAAAGCGTCCTAGTGGTGTTTAATATCTGCTGAAAGCAGAATGTCACTCAGGGGTTTCATAGATTTACAGATTGTCAGGGATCAGCAGTGATGAGGTCCATCAGACACTGGAAGGCATGGAGCTCTTATTGCctttctaaatatgtaactctgGTACACAGACCAGTTTTAGGGTGAAGGTGATGACTGGATTCACCTCTAAGCTCAgtgcagctgtttgtttgtgaagctgtcagaaatgatttaGTTCTAGAATCTGGACAATGAACTGTAGTTTTACAGCGTTATCAGTTTGGTTGTTTCCGTGATTTAAATGTTCTCCATCCCAACCACATCGTTGTTAAACTCAGTTTTGTGCTCAGTGAACAGAAGTGAAACTCTTCCTGTTGGTTTCCAGTGTGCTAAACCTCCACCggccaagaagaagaagaaagcagcGACGCCGGCCTCCCAGGACTCATCTGTAGCCGACCGGCTGGTTTTTCTGACCGGCATCCCAAAGGATGCCTCAGAACAGGAAGTTACTGACTTGGTTGGATCCTTTGGCAAGATCAACAACGTGATCCTCCTGCCGTGCTCGGAGGAGGAGACCGAGAAGGGCCAAGGACAGAAGGTGACGTTCAGTCAAAGCTTCAGGGTTGAGGAACATTTTGGTTCTATTCATCTATGAGCACTGGTTCTATGTTCTAAATATCCACCGTACTTTCTGTTCCACGTGAACATCCTGTGCTGCTGCAGGCGTCTGTCTGCATGGTGAAGGCTGAAGACGCCCAGGCTCTGGCTACCTCCACCTGCCTCTGCATCAGGAAGCAGCAGGTCACAGCTTCAGTAGCTAAGGTACGTTCACACGGAAAACGCATTCATGTTTTCACCTGGTGGATGTTAGAGAGCTTTAGAAATGTGTCCGACCACGTTTTTACGTAAGCAGGGTGTTTTTCTCTCCACATATAAAACGCTCTCCTCTCTTACAGAAATGTGAAGCAGGACAGTCTGCTGAAGCCAACAACAGGTGTGTAATCCTGTAAACTGAACACACTTTTCCTAATCCTAACCCTGTCTGGCTTCACTCAACTCTTCGCTTTGTGTTCTtcacagcagagcagctccaggAGAGGAAAACTGTTCAGCTGGGAGCCCGTCTGGTAGGAAACCTCTAAACACAAGGAGAGAAGTCAGAGCCAACGTATCAAACCCGTCTGAGGCAGGAGAATAGGCTTCAACTAGCTCCAGCCAGATTCCATTTAATGTGAAAGCAGGCGGTATTTTTCAGTCACACAATGACTGGTTCCTGgtgaatgtgaacatttacagtaaaaatgctTCCTTCCCCTCACCCATTCCTTGTTTTTAAGAATTTACATAAACGGCTCTGTCGTGTGAAAGTAGGGAGTTGTTTCTATCAGTTCCTTAAAAATGTGGAGTCAGTGACTGGATAAATCTTCACCCCTTCTTTAAATAGACTCATTCACCAGTAGAAGTAACTCAGTGGGATGGAGATGATGTCAGTGCAGTGGATGTATGGAGAGAAGGGATACGGCATGCCTCGTCCCTAATTATTACTTTTcctgtaattccttcaaagtttcccttaaaattttattttaaaaagtcccccaaatttggcaagaaaattcttgtaaatattttcaacaaatgagtaaaaatcttccaaaaatcctaaaagtattTAGATTATATAGATATAATCagaaaaacttctattttcttcgacaacattcacataaaaatcaaccaaatccagtgaaattcactggattttggttgatttttatgtgaatgttcttaacaaacattttaatatttcttgTGTTCcaccaaaatgttcaaaaatttcccaaaatgtagaaaatgtggacatcagctAGCCTAGcagcgctagacaacccacggcaacgaatttaatcctctgccagggtgggtctagttaccctccataaggctggattctcctaaaactggccggaccaatcaccatgaagtgtagagtcagaaggcgggcgtaactaagtgacgacagaggcgtgacaattgtgacagaaacaaccagaaacaataaacagttatgtttcgactgggctttggccacagcccttaaagatctgaagctaaaattcaacttgaaagataaacaaaggacggcactgaagtgtttcattgagaagaaagacgtatttggacttatgccgacgggatatggcaaatccttaatataccagtttgctccgctggttgggaagctaatgggacttagccacaatccgccagtgctctcggaactacgtcagcctattcgttgcgttgattggttgtatacctacccaactgctgcagagggatttgatagacaaccttttagcccgcctccctccctgtccagcttccctagacccttgtgccttcagaaacatgggtgtagcatggctaggctagacatcagaagttttcacgttgaaaatacattttttcccacattttcaaactttaaaacgggttaatttgacctgcaggatgacacgagggttaaagtgaGAGCTGTTTATATcagacataaaaacagaataatgcaGTAAAGTTCACCACAAGCTGCATCTCCTAAAGCGATCAGTTGAGTGAAGTCATCCCTAAACAACACAGAACATTTAACCTGAACTGAATTTACTGCAGGGTTCTTTATGGAGCTATTATAATCAGGCGTGCCTATTAAACTGGCAGCTATATCTATAATAAAAGCTGCTTCTTCTTGGGCTCATGCTTTGGATGGACTTGTTGGTATTTACTGTGAAGCTGAAAACATGATGTTTTCCAGTTGTGTCCCCCCAACCCCTCGCTGGAGGAGAATCTGACCAGAAGACTTGTGAGGAGGTAATCATCTGTTCATTAGACTGATATCTGTCCAGCTACATCTCCTCCAACATGTCTTTCCAACTCAATGTCTCCTCCAGAAGGGCCTGGTCCTGATCACTGGACTCCCTGAGACTGGCTGGTCCAGCAGTGATGTCATCAATCTGGTCCAGTCGTTTGGGACTCCGTATGACATCATCACGGCA encodes:
- the LOC127533116 gene encoding uncharacterized protein LOC127533116 isoform X3, encoding MSRSVSHSPPPSPPGGKHKVDPHLHRPHGRPYSPPSHPRHHHYKDHRSRLEHRPSGSHSPTYSSRTSPSSREHWPDRKDSSGGFRRSGVKRPHDGSSSRQFSSIPAHSFKHGPPHPSNKSFKAVMKPGAKTAKMCAKPPPAKKKKKAATPASQDSSVADRLVFLTGIPKDASEQEVTDLVGSFGKINNVILLPCSEEETEKGQGQKASVCMVKAEDAQALATSTCLCIRKQQVTASVAKKCEAGQSAEANNSRAAPGEENCSAGSPSVVSPQPLAGGESDQKTCEEKGLVLITGLPETGWSSSDVINLVQSFGTPYDIITASQIGKALVSLESMEVAQELVKVHSFIPAKIQDSELKIILLKQRIDLSTPVALYNLMMGSVDLLVSTSSFFPLYFKLN